A portion of the Deinococcus planocerae genome contains these proteins:
- a CDS encoding glycosyltransferase has protein sequence MKLDLARAYREAARGFFTYKAAVFFLNVLTFPRLRPRPVPRERPRVSILIPARDEAHNLVHTLPGVLAQGADEVLVLDDGSRDGTGGLARRLCAGVPGARVLCGEGLPPGWHGKPWACQQLARAATGDVLIFTDADVRWGPGALGAVLAELTRSDADLLSVWPRQRNVTLGERLITPLVEVVLLTFLPAPGLRLPFPAASAANGQLMAFRRAAYDRLGGHALVRSEVLEDVIFGQRLKERGGRLALALAGECMEVRMYRSYPASVAGFGKNVYRVHLRSRAVLAVSIGWHLAVYTLPWLLPARRARWLWALRAAGLLERPLVSLVTGRRRPADLAEGLLSPVTPLLALPVYLRGLRRQVGWKGREYEQ, from the coding sequence GTGAAGCTCGACCTCGCCCGGGCCTACCGCGAGGCCGCGCGGGGCTTTTTCACGTACAAGGCGGCGGTCTTTTTCCTCAACGTCCTCACCTTCCCCCGGCTGCGGCCCCGCCCTGTGCCCCGGGAGCGCCCGCGCGTCTCCATCCTGATTCCCGCGCGCGACGAGGCGCACAACCTCGTCCACACCCTCCCCGGCGTGCTCGCGCAGGGGGCGGACGAGGTGCTCGTGCTCGACGACGGCAGCCGCGACGGCACGGGCGGCCTCGCGCGGCGGCTGTGCGCGGGGGTGCCGGGCGCGCGGGTGCTGTGCGGGGAGGGGTTGCCGCCGGGGTGGCACGGCAAGCCGTGGGCCTGCCAGCAGCTCGCGCGGGCGGCGACGGGCGACGTGCTGATCTTCACCGACGCGGACGTGCGGTGGGGGCCGGGGGCGCTCGGAGCGGTGCTCGCCGAGCTGACACGTTCGGACGCCGACCTCCTGAGCGTGTGGCCGCGCCAGCGCAACGTGACCCTGGGCGAGCGGCTGATCACCCCCCTGGTGGAGGTCGTGCTGTTGACCTTCCTGCCCGCGCCGGGACTGCGGCTGCCCTTCCCGGCGGCGAGCGCGGCGAACGGGCAACTGATGGCCTTTCGCCGCGCGGCCTACGATCGATTGGGGGGACACGCCCTGGTGCGCAGCGAGGTGCTCGAGGACGTGATCTTCGGGCAGCGCCTCAAGGAGCGCGGCGGGCGGCTGGCCCTCGCGCTCGCGGGCGAATGTATGGAGGTGCGGATGTACCGCAGCTACCCGGCCTCGGTGGCGGGCTTCGGCAAGAACGTCTACCGGGTCCACCTGCGCTCACGGGCCGTGCTCGCCGTTTCCATCGGGTGGCACCTCGCCGTGTACACCCTGCCGTGGCTCCTCCCCGCCCGCCGGGCCCGCTGGCTCTGGGCGCTGCGCGCCGCCGGGCTCCTGGAGCGTCCCCTCGTCAGCCTCGTCACCGGGCGCCGCCGCCCCGCCGACCTCGCCGAGGGGCTGCTCAGCCCGGTCACCCCCCTCCTCGCCCTCCCCGTGTACCTGCGCGGCCTGCGCCGTCAGGTGGGCTGGAAGGGCCGGGAGTACGAGCAGTGA
- a CDS encoding lysophospholipid acyltransferase family protein, translating to MSLDPVTALLKTSVRRSVHTDLRGVWVRGPLPGGGAVLAPNHHSWWDGYVLREVTWVLGQGYRVLMTEGQLARFPFLRRLGALGTRDLREAVRAARAGAWVVVFPEGALQPAGPLRGVQPGAAWIARTAGVPLVPVALRVTLRGAQHPEAYARFGRAVEGPGLEDALTRELAALDAELRESDPEAPLAGYLRLAGGRVSAQERLDLPGRALAWLTGER from the coding sequence GTGAGCCTTGACCCGGTGACGGCCCTGCTGAAAACGAGCGTGCGCCGCAGCGTTCACACCGACCTGCGGGGAGTCTGGGTGCGCGGCCCGCTGCCCGGGGGAGGGGCGGTGCTCGCTCCCAACCACCACTCGTGGTGGGACGGGTACGTGCTGCGCGAGGTGACGTGGGTGCTGGGGCAGGGCTACCGGGTGCTCATGACGGAGGGGCAGCTCGCCCGTTTTCCCTTCCTGCGGCGGCTGGGGGCGCTCGGCACGCGCGACCTGCGGGAGGCGGTGCGCGCGGCGCGGGCGGGTGCCTGGGTGGTCGTCTTTCCGGAGGGGGCGTTGCAACCCGCCGGGCCGCTCCGGGGTGTGCAGCCGGGGGCGGCCTGGATCGCCCGGACGGCGGGCGTGCCCCTGGTGCCCGTCGCCCTGCGGGTGACGCTGCGGGGCGCCCAACACCCCGAGGCCTACGCGCGCTTCGGGCGGGCGGTGGAGGGGCCTGGGCTGGAGGACGCGCTGACCCGCGAACTCGCCGCCCTCGATGCGGAGCTGCGGGAGAGCGACCCCGAGGCGCCCCTGGCGGGCTACCTGCGCCTGGCGGGGGGACGGGTCAGCGCGCAGGAACGGCTGGACCTGCCGGGCCGCGCCCTCGCGTGGCTTACGGGGGAGCGGTGA
- a CDS encoding carotenoid biosynthesis protein → MSPVLLRSGLAFAALGVAFLGALLVIDGVPGGWGLIALGLPLAGLLALGGDALRGDFGGTVRERGAALARQTRPWMVWLALYAALKVPVPLWPEGFSLLALLSTGALFAAALAYAWERAGGRRALVMAALASGVGLGVELLGSRTGFPFGVYTYAGAPAPTLLSVPLIVPLGWFALTLAATLLAGGRAWLAGLLMVAWDVGLEPLMTAQGYWTWQDPAPLWAGAPLQNFLGWWAVGTGLAWAFTRISPGTFGARRRARNLPTQQGAARVSPNVQAATAEPAPQPDLSRLTFGVAYPVETFFLPGGLVLVGRYVEAGVTLAAMLAGLALARAVRGRRA, encoded by the coding sequence GTGAGTCCGGTCCTCCTGCGCTCCGGGCTCGCCTTCGCCGCGCTGGGGGTCGCGTTTCTGGGGGCCCTGCTCGTGATCGACGGGGTGCCGGGCGGGTGGGGGCTGATTGCCCTGGGCCTGCCCCTCGCCGGACTCCTCGCGCTGGGGGGCGACGCGCTGCGCGGCGACTTCGGCGGGACGGTGCGGGAGAGAGGGGCGGCGCTCGCCCGGCAGACGCGGCCCTGGATGGTGTGGCTGGCCCTCTACGCCGCGCTCAAGGTGCCCGTGCCGCTGTGGCCGGAGGGCTTTTCCCTGCTCGCGCTGCTCAGCACCGGGGCGCTCTTCGCCGCGGCCCTCGCCTACGCCTGGGAGCGGGCGGGGGGGCGGCGGGCCCTGGTGATGGCGGCTCTGGCCTCCGGGGTGGGGCTGGGCGTCGAACTGCTCGGCAGCCGCACGGGCTTTCCCTTCGGCGTCTACACCTACGCGGGTGCGCCTGCCCCCACTCTCCTCAGCGTGCCCCTGATCGTGCCGCTGGGCTGGTTCGCCCTGACGCTGGCGGCGACGCTTCTCGCGGGGGGCCGGGCGTGGCTGGCCGGACTCCTGATGGTGGCCTGGGACGTGGGCCTGGAACCGCTGATGACGGCGCAGGGCTACTGGACGTGGCAGGACCCGGCGCCGCTGTGGGCGGGCGCGCCCCTCCAGAACTTCCTGGGCTGGTGGGCGGTGGGCACGGGGCTCGCCTGGGCCTTCACGCGGATCAGCCCGGGGACGTTCGGGGCGAGGCGACGGGCCCGGAATCTGCCCACGCAGCAAGGGGCGGCTCGGGTCTCCCCGAACGTGCAGGCTGCCACCGCCGAACCCGCCCCGCAGCCCGACCTCTCCCGCCTCACCTTCGGGGTCGCCTACCCGGTCGAGACGTTCTTCCTGCCGGGCGGGCTCGTCCTCGTCGGGCGGTACGTGGAGGCGGGCGTGACCCTGGCGGCGATGCTGGCGGGCCTGGCGCTGGCGCGGGCGGTGCGCGGGAGGCGGGCGTGA
- a CDS encoding phytoene desaturase family protein, giving the protein MPDFDVIVMGAGHNALVTAAYAAKAGLRVGVFERRHLVGGAVSTEELVPGYRFDYGGSAHILIRMTPVVRELELTRHGLHYLDVDPMFHASDGETPWFVWRDADRTARELETLFPGQGEAYRRFLDDWTPFARSVADLFNSAPGPLEMGKMLVKSGKGRDAQTQLRRILRPYGDVAREYFKEERVRAPLVWMAAQSGPPPSDPLSAPFLLWHPLYHEGGVARPKGGSGGLTKALRRAVEADGGEVFVNAPVKRILVRDGKAQGIELENGDTYTARAVVSGTHVLTTADALPDEYVPPAARGGRVGNGFGMILRLALSEKVRYRNHTEPESRVGLGLLIKDERQLMKGYGEYLAGEPTTDPPLVAMSFSAVDDSLAPPGGDVLWLWAQYYPYELASGSWETRAAQARENILRAFEHYAPGTRDTIVGELVQTPQWLETNLGLHRGNVMHLEMSFDQMFAFRPWMAASGYRWPGVKGLYLTGASTHPGGGIMGASGRNAARVLVGDLTRKGWR; this is encoded by the coding sequence ATGCCGGATTTCGACGTGATCGTGATGGGCGCGGGCCACAACGCCCTGGTGACCGCCGCCTACGCCGCCAAGGCGGGGCTGCGGGTGGGCGTGTTCGAGCGGCGCCACCTCGTCGGCGGGGCGGTGAGCACGGAAGAACTCGTGCCCGGCTACCGCTTCGACTACGGCGGCAGCGCGCACATCCTGATCCGCATGACGCCCGTCGTGCGCGAGCTGGAACTCACCCGCCACGGGCTGCACTACCTCGACGTGGACCCCATGTTCCACGCCTCGGACGGCGAGACGCCCTGGTTCGTGTGGCGCGACGCCGACCGGACGGCGCGGGAGCTGGAGACCCTCTTTCCCGGCCAGGGGGAGGCGTACCGCCGCTTTCTGGACGACTGGACGCCCTTTGCCCGAAGCGTCGCCGACCTCTTCAACTCGGCCCCCGGCCCCCTGGAGATGGGAAAGATGCTCGTCAAGAGCGGGAAGGGCCGCGACGCCCAGACGCAACTGCGGCGCATCCTGCGGCCCTACGGGGACGTGGCGCGCGAGTATTTCAAGGAGGAGCGGGTCCGGGCGCCCCTCGTCTGGATGGCGGCCCAGAGCGGACCCCCGCCGAGCGATCCGCTCAGTGCCCCCTTCCTGCTGTGGCACCCCCTCTACCACGAGGGCGGCGTGGCCCGGCCCAAGGGGGGATCGGGGGGACTCACGAAGGCCCTGCGCCGGGCGGTCGAGGCCGACGGCGGCGAGGTCTTCGTCAACGCGCCCGTCAAACGCATCCTGGTCAGGGACGGCAAGGCGCAGGGCATCGAGCTGGAGAACGGCGATACCTACACCGCCCGCGCGGTCGTGTCGGGCACCCACGTCCTGACGACGGCAGACGCGCTGCCCGACGAGTACGTGCCCCCCGCCGCGCGGGGTGGCCGGGTGGGCAACGGGTTCGGGATGATCCTGCGCCTCGCCCTCAGCGAAAAAGTCCGGTACAGAAACCACACCGAGCCCGAGAGCCGGGTGGGCCTGGGCCTCCTGATCAAGGACGAGCGCCAACTGATGAAGGGCTACGGCGAATATCTGGCGGGGGAGCCGACGACCGATCCGCCGCTGGTCGCCATGAGTTTTTCCGCCGTGGACGACAGCCTCGCGCCCCCCGGCGGCGACGTGCTGTGGCTGTGGGCGCAGTATTACCCCTACGAGCTGGCCTCGGGAAGCTGGGAGACGCGCGCGGCGCAGGCGCGGGAGAACATCCTGCGGGCGTTCGAGCACTACGCGCCGGGCACGCGGGACACCATCGTGGGCGAACTCGTGCAGACGCCGCAGTGGCTGGAGACCAACCTCGGGCTGCACCGCGGGAACGTGATGCACCTGGAGATGAGCTTCGACCAGATGTTCGCCTTCCGCCCGTGGATGGCCGCGAGTGGGTACCGCTGGCCCGGCGTGAAGGGCCTGTACCTGACCGGGGCCAGCACCCACCCCGGAGGCGGCATCATGGGCGCGTCGGGGCGCAACGCCGCCCGCGTGCTCGTGGGGGACCTGACGAGGAAGGGGTGGAGGTGA
- a CDS encoding helix-turn-helix transcriptional regulator, giving the protein MVAKAAGRPSPPSLFNRLPVLRAERGLSRQDLAAAVGVNYQTIGYLERGEYHPSLDLAFRLSEYFGLPIEAIFSRTPFTPLSERVYGGSA; this is encoded by the coding sequence ATGGTTGCCAAGGCGGCTGGTCGTCCCTCTCCCCCGTCCCTGTTCAACCGGCTGCCCGTGCTGCGCGCCGAGCGCGGGCTGAGCCGCCAGGACCTCGCGGCGGCGGTGGGGGTGAACTACCAGACCATCGGGTACCTGGAGCGCGGGGAGTACCACCCGAGCCTGGACCTCGCCTTTCGCCTCAGCGAGTATTTCGGGCTGCCCATCGAGGCGATCTTTTCGCGCACGCCCTTCACGCCGCTCAGCGAGAGAGTCTACGGAGGTTCCGCATGA
- a CDS encoding GNAT family N-acetyltransferase, whose translation MPDALTVRPATGDELRAFLPDLARLRQEVFRAFPYLYEGSAEYEEGYLRTYLGAPGALVVLARDGGRVVGASTAVPLTRETPEVRAPFRPPEFDPADILYLGESVLLPGYRGRGLGHRFFDEREAHARRLGLGVTAFCAVRRPEDHPARPEGYRPLDAFWRSRGYSERPDLETTMSWQDVGEERETPKLMRFWVRRLG comes from the coding sequence GTGCCGGACGCCCTGACCGTCCGCCCGGCCACCGGGGACGAGCTGCGCGCCTTCCTCCCCGACCTCGCCCGGTTGCGGCAGGAGGTGTTCCGCGCCTTCCCGTACCTGTACGAGGGCAGCGCGGAGTACGAGGAGGGCTACTTGCGGACGTACCTGGGCGCGCCCGGGGCGCTGGTCGTCCTCGCCCGCGACGGGGGGCGGGTGGTGGGGGCGAGCACGGCGGTGCCCCTGACGCGCGAGACGCCCGAGGTACGCGCCCCCTTCCGGCCCCCCGAGTTCGACCCCGCCGACATCCTGTACCTCGGCGAGAGCGTGCTGCTGCCCGGGTACCGGGGGCGTGGCCTCGGCCACCGCTTCTTCGACGAGCGCGAGGCCCACGCCCGGCGCCTGGGGCTGGGGGTGACCGCCTTCTGCGCCGTGCGGCGCCCGGAGGACCACCCGGCCCGGCCCGAGGGCTACCGACCGCTGGACGCCTTCTGGCGGTCACGCGGCTACTCGGAGCGTCCCGACCTGGAAACGACGATGAGCTGGCAGGACGTGGGCGAGGAGCGGGAGACCCCCAAGCTCATGCGCTTCTGGGTCAGGCGGCTGGGCTGA
- a CDS encoding ketosteroid isomerase-related protein has translation MTAPEPQAATLDLVRRYYAAFNAGDAEGMLALLSADVRHDINEGETQSGVEAFRAFLAKMDAHYRERAEDLVVMATEDGGRAAAEFVIHGEYLRTDPGLPEAGGQTYVLPVGAFFEVRGGRLARVTNYYNLADWTRQVGGG, from the coding sequence ATGACGGCACCCGAGCCCCAGGCGGCCACCCTCGACCTCGTGCGGCGCTACTACGCGGCCTTTAACGCCGGGGACGCGGAGGGGATGCTCGCCCTCCTGAGCGCGGACGTGCGCCACGACATCAACGAGGGCGAGACGCAAAGCGGCGTGGAGGCCTTCCGCGCCTTCCTGGCGAAGATGGACGCCCACTACCGCGAGCGCGCCGAGGACCTCGTGGTGATGGCGACGGAGGACGGGGGGCGCGCCGCCGCCGAGTTCGTGATCCACGGCGAGTACCTGAGGACCGACCCCGGCCTGCCCGAGGCGGGCGGCCAGACCTACGTGCTCCCCGTGGGCGCCTTTTTCGAGGTGCGGGGGGGCCGCCTCGCCCGCGTGACGAACTACTACAACCTCGCCGACTGGACCCGGCAGGTAGGCGGAGGCTGA